The region AGGTGGTCGTCCCAGCGCACCAGCCCCTCCCCGGGGACCGCGCCCGAACGCACGAGCTCGGCCAGTTCCCGGGCCCGCTCCAGCGACTCCGGGACGCGTTCCAGCGGCACGCTCGGCCCCAGCACCGCACAGGAGCCCCGCAGCGACCGCTCCAGGGCCCGCAGCCTGCCGGGGCCCTCGGGGTCGGGCACCAGGGCGCAGGGCTCGGGGCGCTCCAGGTCCACCAGGGCGTCGGGCGGCAGCGACGGGGGCAGGGCGTCGGGCCGGGCGGCCCCCTCGCCCGCGGGCCCGGGGTGGAGCAGCACCACGGCGGCGCGCTCGGGCGTGCGCCAGTGGGCGCCGCGGGCCAGTGCCGCGACCGCCGCCGGATCCCGGCCGACCCCGGCCAGCAGGGCCTCCAGGAACCGGGTGCGGCGGTGCCGGGAGGCGTCGGCGCCCGCGGCGCTCACCCGGGCGTGCCCCTGGGCAGCGGCCTCGCCGAGCTCCTCCTCGAAGAGCAGGACGGCCTCGCCCAGCGGCCCCAGCAGGTCGCGGGACAGGGTGTCGTCGTCGGACAGGACGCGCCAGACGGCGGCGGCGATGACGCGCATCCCGGCGTGCAGGCGCTCCAGGCCGCGTCCGTGCCCGGCCTCGTGGGCGCCGAACGCCCGGAAGCGCGCGAGCAGCGCCTCGTCGGGGCCGCGGCCGGTCCCCAGCCGCTCCATGAACCCCTTCACCCCGATGTCGAGCAGGCGGCGCGCCCCCGCCTTCGCGTCCGGCGCCACCAGGGCCTCGCCGAGCCTGTGGTGGATGCCGGCGAGCGCCTCCTCCACCAGTACCGGTGCGAGGGAGCGCATGCGGGCGCCCACCTCCGGGGGGATGTCGGAGAACGGGTCCGTGCGGCCGCTCTCCCGCGGGGGACGGGTCATGTCTCCTCCGGCGCGGACGCACGGCGGAGCCGTCCGTGGCACGCCCGCGCGTGCTCCGTGCGCCAGAATCGGGGTGCGCCCCGCCGAGGGTGACGGGGGACACATCCATACCACCAGAGCCGCGTTCCGGGGACAAGCCCGGCCCCCCGGTAACGCGGTCCCGGACGGTACCGGACACGCGAGGGGCCCGTCGCCGGTCCGGCCGGCGGCGGGCCCCTCGCGTGTCCCGCGGTGCTAGACCACCGCTCCTGCCAGGGCCACGATGATCGGCCCGGTCAACGGCAGCAGGATGTTGGAGATGGCGTAGGTGATCGTGTACGCGATCACCGGCACCGTGTTCCCGGCCGTCGACACCACCTGGCTGATCGCCGGGGTGCTGCACTGCTGTCCGGCCACCGCGCCGATCAGCAGCGGCGGCTCGATCCTCATCAGCCTGCGGCCCACGAACAGCGAGATCGACGCCGGGATCAGCGTGGTCAGCACCGCCGCCACCGGCAGCATCACCCCGTAGTGCTGCACCAGCTGCCAGGCCGAGGGGCCCGCGGACATGCCCACCGCCGCGATGAAGGTGGCCAGCCCCAGGTCCTTCATCGTCCCGGCGGCCGCCGGGTGCAGCGAGCCGAAGGTGGGTCGCCGGGCCCGCAGGTAGCCGAACACCAGCCCGGACAGCAGCGCCCCGCCGCCGGTGCCCAGGGTGAGGTCGGCGCCCCCGATCGGGATGACGATCTGGCCGACCAGGATGCCCAGCACCAGGCCCAGGCCCAGGTAGACGAAGTCGGTGGTCTTCTGGGAGACCACCGGGTACCCGAGCTTCTTCTCGACCGCTCGCACATCGGCGGGCGCCCCCACGACGGTGAGCACGTCGCCGGTGTGCAGCCGGGTCTTGGGCAGCGCCGGGATCTCCTGCTCGGTGCGGGTGAGCCTGCGGATGAACACGGCCTCGCGCAGGTCGGCGCCGAGCACCTCGCCCAGCGACTCCAGCGGCAGGTGGTCTGTGCCGCGGTGGGTGAGCACCACGTCCAGGCTCTGGAGGACGGTGTCGGGCTCCTCGGCCTGCTCGGGGCCGATGACCGACTCGGCGCCCACCAGCGCCGCCCGGCGGCCCACCAGCACCAGCAGGTCGCCGGTGCGCACCCGGAACCCCGGGTCGGGGCGTTTGACGGTCTGGTCGCCGCGGCGCACCTCCTCGACGGTCGAATGGCCGTTGAGGGAGGCGTGGATGTTGTCCACGCTGCGCCCGTCGGACTGCTCGACCCGGTAGGCGCGGCCCACCAGGTCCGGCAGCGCCGGGGTCTCCCCGTCGGCCCGCTCCCGGCCGCCGCTCATCTTCTGCCACAGCTTCGCCGACTCCTCGCGCAGGTCGAACCGCATGATGCGGGGCGCGATCTGGCTGGTCAGCAGCACGATGGTGATGAGACCGCACAGGTAGCTGACGGTGTAGGCGGTGGCGACGTTGTTCTGGAGCTCCGTGGTCTCGTCGGCGGACAGGCCCAGGCGGCCGATCGCCTCGCTCGCCGTGCCCAGCGCCGCCGACTCGGTGGCGCCGCCCGCCATCAGCCCGGCGGCGGTGCCCTGGTCCAGTCCCAGCAGCACCGTGAACACCAGGACCACCCCGATCACCGAGACCACCTCGATGATCGGGAAGCCCAGGTAGCGCAGTCCCTTGCGGTTGAGGTTGGCGAAGAACTGGGGCCCGCTGCTGAACCCCAGGGCGAAGATGAACAGCGCGAACGCGAGGTTCTTGACCCCGTCGTCGAGCTGGGCTCCGGTCAGGTAGCCGATGACCAGCGCCACCAGCAGGGTGCCGCACACCCCGCCCAACCGGATCGGTCCGAACGGCACCTTGCCGAACGCGTACCCCAGCGCCAGCGCGGTGAACAGCGCGATCTCCGGGGTGTTCTGGAACAGGTCGGTGATCCAACCGCCCACGGCGGCCTCCTCACGACTCGGGGCGGCCCAGGCCGTGTCCTTCGAATGTCCGTTCCGCACCGGCCCGCCCGCCGCCCGCCATCACCTCGGCGGACGGTCCGGCGGCCGCGCCGCCGCCGGGCGGCACGGGAGGACACTCGAGAACAGGTCCTAGGCGCCGTGGGACGAAGTGAAGCGGCGGTGGTACTCCTCCCCGATCTCCCGCAGGGCCCGGCCGATCCGGGTGTAGGCGTCGTGGTCGAGGTTGGCCAGGCTGACCCGGACCGACCAGGCCGGTCCGTCGAAGCCGCCGCCGTTGAGCAGGACCACCCCGTCCTCCTCGGACAGGCGCAGCACCGGGTCCACGGGCTCGTAGTTCTCCCTCATCCAGGCCGCGAACTCCGAGCCCCAGTGCTGCTCGGCCCAGTACAGGAGGTCGAGCTCGACGTAGTAGCCGGCCCGCAGCGGGTTGTCGGGGAACTCCACGCCCAGGCTCTCCGACAGCGCGGCCAGCCTGCGGCGCAGCACCTCGTTGACGGGCCCGTGGTACTCCTCCGGCGCGTGGGTGAGGGCGAACAGCGCGAACAGGGCCATCTGCACCTGCTGGGGCGTGGACAGCCCGGCCGTGTGGTTGAGCGCCACCGAGCGGCTGTCGGCGACCATCCGGTCGATGAACTTCATCGACGCCGGGTCCAGGGTGAGGGAGGCGTAGCGGCGCCGGTGCGCCTCGGCGTCCTCCCCGCTCATCCGGGCGATCTGCGCGTCCACGGTGTTGTCCGGCTGGAGCGCGATGACCCCCAGCCGCCAGCCGGTCGCACCGAAGTACTTGGAGAACGAGTACACGCCGATGGTGTTGCGCGGGCACACCTCCATCAGAGAGGTGAAGCCCTCCACGAACGTGCCGTAGACGTCGTCGGTGACGATGACCAGGTCCGGGTTGCGGTTCTCCACGATGTCGCGGATGCGGTCCAGGGCCCGCTCCGACAGGGCCACCGACGGCGGGTTGCTGGGGTTGACCAGGCAGACCATGCGGACCGAGGGGTCGGCGAGCTTGTCCAGTTCGGCGTCGTCGTAGTCCCAGGTGTGGAAGCCGTCCGCGGTCCCGCGCGAGGCGCTGACCTCGACGACGTCGAAGCCGTACCGGTCCAGGTGCGGGATCTCCAGGTAGGGCGTGAAGATCGGGGTCATCAGCGCGATCCGGTCGCCCGCCCGCAGCACCCGGTTCACCTGGAGCGAGTCGAAGACGTAGCACATGGCGGCGGTGCCGCCCTCGACCGCGAACAGGTCGTAGGGGGCCTCGGGCTGCCGGCCGCCCATGGCGTGCACCAGGTACTCGTGCACGGACTTCGCGACGAACGGCAGGATGCGGTCGGGCACCGGGTAGTTGTCACCGATGATGCCGTCGACGAGTTCGTGCAGGACGGCGTCGGAGCGGTCGTGCGTCACCCGGTTGAGGATCCGCCGCAGCAGGTCGGCGCCGGGCTCCCCGGCGTTCTGGTCGAGGAACACCGAGAAGCGCTCGGTGATGCCCTCCCGTCGGGGCATGCCGGCGACGGCGGGCCACTCGTTCCAGGCGGCGCGGCTCTCCAGGACGGCGAACCGGCCCAGGAGGAAGAACGCCTCCCGCGGCGGCGCGGCGGTCCAGTTGGGGTTGCCCCGGCCGGCGTTGAGCATGGCGTGCGCGGTCTTGCGCTGCTCCGCCTCGGCCAGGTCGATGAGGTGCCCCTTGAGCTCGAAGGGGCTGAGCCCCTCCAGACGGCGCTGGGATGCGCGGTCGTCCTCCAGGTGGGTCATTCCGGTTCCCCCGATGGTCGTCACTCGAAGTGAGTGCGCAGTTGCCATGCGTGCGCCATCAGGGCGTGCCCGGCCCGGGGTCAAGGAGAACCGAGCCTCCCGCCATGCTTTGGCCGGGAGAGCGGGGGTGCCGGGTCAGCCGAACAGGAGGTAGCCCAGCAGCATGCCGCCCGCCACCACCACCAGGGCGGCCGCCGACCACAGCCGCTGGACCCCGGCCCCGCCCCGCTCCGGGGCGGCCGGGGCGGCGTC is a window of Nocardiopsis changdeensis DNA encoding:
- a CDS encoding PucR family transcriptional regulator; protein product: MTRPPRESGRTDPFSDIPPEVGARMRSLAPVLVEEALAGIHHRLGEALVAPDAKAGARRLLDIGVKGFMERLGTGRGPDEALLARFRAFGAHEAGHGRGLERLHAGMRVIAAAVWRVLSDDDTLSRDLLGPLGEAVLLFEEELGEAAAQGHARVSAAGADASRHRRTRFLEALLAGVGRDPAAVAALARGAHWRTPERAAVVLLHPGPAGEGAARPDALPPSLPPDALVDLERPEPCALVPDPEGPGRLRALERSLRGSCAVLGPSVPLERVPESLERARELAELVRSGAVPGEGLVRWDDHLLALLLSRDPALLSAMARSRLAPLAELRPHQRERMAQTLLAWLEAGSNANEAAERLHIHPQTVRYRMRRLEELFGARLRDPGERFELELVLRARRLPGTVEGP
- the aspT gene encoding aspartate-alanine antiporter, whose product is MGGWITDLFQNTPEIALFTALALGYAFGKVPFGPIRLGGVCGTLLVALVIGYLTGAQLDDGVKNLAFALFIFALGFSSGPQFFANLNRKGLRYLGFPIIEVVSVIGVVLVFTVLLGLDQGTAAGLMAGGATESAALGTASEAIGRLGLSADETTELQNNVATAYTVSYLCGLITIVLLTSQIAPRIMRFDLREESAKLWQKMSGGRERADGETPALPDLVGRAYRVEQSDGRSVDNIHASLNGHSTVEEVRRGDQTVKRPDPGFRVRTGDLLVLVGRRAALVGAESVIGPEQAEEPDTVLQSLDVVLTHRGTDHLPLESLGEVLGADLREAVFIRRLTRTEQEIPALPKTRLHTGDVLTVVGAPADVRAVEKKLGYPVVSQKTTDFVYLGLGLVLGILVGQIVIPIGGADLTLGTGGGALLSGLVFGYLRARRPTFGSLHPAAAGTMKDLGLATFIAAVGMSAGPSAWQLVQHYGVMLPVAAVLTTLIPASISLFVGRRLMRIEPPLLIGAVAGQQCSTPAISQVVSTAGNTVPVIAYTITYAISNILLPLTGPIIVALAGAVV
- a CDS encoding bifunctional aspartate transaminase/aspartate 4-decarboxylase, coding for MTHLEDDRASQRRLEGLSPFELKGHLIDLAEAEQRKTAHAMLNAGRGNPNWTAAPPREAFFLLGRFAVLESRAAWNEWPAVAGMPRREGITERFSVFLDQNAGEPGADLLRRILNRVTHDRSDAVLHELVDGIIGDNYPVPDRILPFVAKSVHEYLVHAMGGRQPEAPYDLFAVEGGTAAMCYVFDSLQVNRVLRAGDRIALMTPIFTPYLEIPHLDRYGFDVVEVSASRGTADGFHTWDYDDAELDKLADPSVRMVCLVNPSNPPSVALSERALDRIRDIVENRNPDLVIVTDDVYGTFVEGFTSLMEVCPRNTIGVYSFSKYFGATGWRLGVIALQPDNTVDAQIARMSGEDAEAHRRRYASLTLDPASMKFIDRMVADSRSVALNHTAGLSTPQQVQMALFALFALTHAPEEYHGPVNEVLRRRLAALSESLGVEFPDNPLRAGYYVELDLLYWAEQHWGSEFAAWMRENYEPVDPVLRLSEEDGVVLLNGGGFDGPAWSVRVSLANLDHDAYTRIGRALREIGEEYHRRFTSSHGA